One genomic segment of Alphaproteobacteria bacterium includes these proteins:
- a CDS encoding FAD-dependent oxidoreductase has product MVSAKRRKDRRRPHESNSTVTIVGGGIVGICCALSLLEKGAGVRLIERDEPGQGTSLGNAGVISP; this is encoded by the coding sequence ATCGTCAGCGCAAAAAGAAGGAAAGATAGGCGGAGGCCTCACGAGAGCAATAGCACTGTAACCATCGTTGGCGGCGGCATTGTAGGTATTTGTTGTGCGCTCTCATTGCTCGAAAAGGGCGCCGGTGTCCGGCTTATCGAGCGCGACGAGCCGGGCCAGGGAACCAGCCTGGGCAACGCAGGCGTTATCTCGCCTT